In the genome of Leucobacter luti, one region contains:
- a CDS encoding cation-translocating P-type ATPase: MSAECCAADAHVSEGGARRSPPLKWWRNFGLALPAASGVMLIAGLILEWVGSDLASQVAFWIGLLLGAATFVPGALVALFRRRTVGIALLMTISAVGAVVLGFVGEAAALAFLYALAEALEDAAMVRAREGLRAVLHLVPERATVLDRGTWVNVPASSILIGQRLLVRPGERIATDGVVRAGRSALDTAVLTGESIPVDVGPGDPVSAGAINASGVLEIETVAAGSDNSLTTIVELVERAHAERGARARLADRIAQPLVPGVILLAMLVAGIGALLGDPETWITRALVVLVAASPCALAIAVPVTVISAIGAATRFGVIVKSGAAFELLGSVRHVALDKTGTLTRNEPTVSSVIAGGDVDEARVLELAASLEQFSTHPLARAVTRASPQLFVAEQVREEAGWGVSGLVEGHFIAVGSPRWIDAGRFRSDVAALEADGQTCALVARDGVVVGVIGVRDELRPEAAAMVRALKDRDIRVSMLTGDNPRTAVVLAKQAGIADVHAALRPEDKAELVAAFSAAAPTAMIGDGVNDAPALAGATVGIAMGVTGSDAAVQSAEIAFTGHDLRLIPKALAHARRGRAIMNQNIVLSIAIVVILVPLAVSGVLGLAAVVLVHEIAELVVIANGLRAARTH; this comes from the coding sequence ATGAGCGCAGAGTGCTGTGCTGCTGACGCGCACGTCTCGGAGGGTGGTGCGCGGCGCTCCCCGCCGCTGAAGTGGTGGCGAAACTTCGGGCTGGCGCTTCCAGCCGCGTCAGGCGTGATGCTCATTGCCGGCCTCATCCTGGAGTGGGTCGGGTCTGACCTGGCCAGTCAGGTGGCATTCTGGATCGGGTTGCTGCTCGGGGCCGCCACCTTTGTCCCCGGTGCACTCGTGGCTCTGTTCAGGCGCCGCACTGTTGGCATCGCGCTCCTGATGACCATCAGCGCAGTCGGCGCTGTCGTGCTCGGCTTTGTGGGTGAGGCGGCTGCGCTGGCGTTCCTCTATGCCCTGGCCGAGGCGCTGGAGGATGCCGCGATGGTCCGGGCGCGTGAGGGGCTTCGTGCAGTGCTGCACCTCGTGCCCGAGAGAGCGACTGTGCTCGATCGTGGCACTTGGGTGAATGTGCCTGCGAGTTCGATCCTGATCGGACAGCGGTTGCTCGTGCGCCCGGGGGAGCGGATTGCGACAGACGGTGTGGTGCGGGCTGGGCGTTCCGCGCTTGATACTGCGGTGCTCACCGGCGAGTCAATCCCGGTTGACGTGGGGCCGGGCGATCCGGTGTCCGCCGGCGCGATCAATGCCTCCGGGGTGCTCGAAATTGAGACGGTCGCTGCGGGCTCAGACAACTCGCTCACCACGATCGTGGAGTTGGTTGAGCGTGCGCACGCGGAGCGCGGGGCGCGTGCTCGGCTTGCCGATCGCATTGCACAGCCTCTCGTGCCGGGCGTTATCCTGCTCGCGATGCTCGTTGCGGGAATCGGGGCGTTGCTCGGGGATCCGGAAACGTGGATCACGCGCGCGCTCGTGGTGCTCGTGGCAGCTTCGCCATGTGCGCTTGCCATTGCGGTGCCGGTGACCGTAATTTCGGCAATCGGGGCTGCGACCCGCTTTGGGGTGATTGTGAAGAGCGGCGCTGCGTTCGAGCTGCTCGGGTCGGTTCGACACGTTGCGCTCGATAAGACGGGCACGCTCACGCGGAACGAGCCGACGGTGAGCAGCGTCATTGCAGGCGGCGATGTGGACGAAGCGCGAGTGCTTGAGCTGGCCGCCAGTCTGGAGCAGTTTTCGACGCACCCGCTTGCACGCGCAGTGACCCGTGCGTCGCCACAGCTGTTCGTCGCAGAGCAGGTGCGCGAGGAGGCTGGCTGGGGTGTATCGGGGCTGGTGGAGGGGCACTTCATCGCTGTTGGGAGCCCGCGGTGGATCGACGCCGGCCGGTTCCGGTCTGATGTCGCTGCCCTGGAGGCTGACGGGCAGACGTGCGCGCTCGTCGCACGCGACGGTGTTGTCGTGGGGGTAATCGGTGTGCGCGACGAGTTGCGGCCCGAGGCTGCGGCGATGGTGCGAGCGCTCAAGGATCGGGACATCCGCGTATCAATGCTCACCGGCGACAACCCGCGAACTGCGGTTGTGCTTGCGAAGCAGGCCGGTATTGCTGACGTGCATGCCGCGCTCCGCCCAGAAGACAAAGCGGAACTCGTGGCCGCATTCTCCGCCGCGGCACCCACGGCGATGATCGGCGACGGGGTGAATGACGCGCCTGCCCTCGCAGGGGCGACGGTCGGGATCGCCATGGGGGTGACGGGGTCCGATGCTGCGGTGCAGAGCGCCGAGATTGCATTCACTGGTCACGATCTGCGACTCATTCCGAAAGCTCTCGCGCACGCGCGACGGGGGCGGGCAATCATGAACCAGAACATCGTGCTGTCCATTGCCATTGTCGTCATCCTCGTGCCGCTCGCCGTTTCCGGGGTGCTAGGGCTGGCTGCGGTGGTACTGGTGCACGAGATTGCTGAGCTCGTGGTGATTGCGAACGGGCTGCGCGCGGCGCGCACGCACTGA
- a CDS encoding helix-turn-helix transcriptional regulator gives MLTIASRIDALNRLGRAMSDPTRSRILLSLLERPGYPAQLARELELSRTNVSNHLACLRGCGIVAAEPEGRQTRYEIVDPHLAAALHSLLAVTLAVDEGVPCSDPGCGVLGCCAGSAEGAVSLGPGEEVWLR, from the coding sequence ATGCTGACCATTGCTTCCCGGATTGATGCTCTGAACCGGCTGGGACGGGCAATGTCCGATCCCACAAGATCTCGGATCTTGCTCTCGCTGCTCGAGCGCCCGGGGTATCCGGCGCAGCTGGCGCGAGAACTTGAGCTGAGCCGCACGAATGTGTCGAACCACCTGGCGTGTTTGCGGGGCTGTGGAATCGTTGCCGCCGAGCCGGAAGGGCGGCAGACGCGCTACGAGATTGTGGACCCGCACCTCGCCGCGGCTCTGCATTCTCTCCTCGCCGTCACACTCGCAGTGGACGAGGGTGTGCCTTGCAGTGATCCTGGGTGTGGGGTGCTGGGGTGCTGCGCTGGGAGCGCCGAAGGGGCTGTCAGTCTGGGCCCGGGGGAGGAAGTGTGGCTCAGGTGA
- a CDS encoding asparagine synthase, with amino-acid sequence MPTWVRERSTVFGWSKKRKRGKSRPLRRLPKRVLAPVEEIVEQGLLVADVAVRMTVKNAIIMNALQKHVDYDSAQIVEMVREATEDLAIERERDAKHIARMRGEIRDTGRSSWSESDYGNDDNRTLRHRQEVYERVAEELHARAADDESLRATAERARAMAWDEIGDSLKERATHPYYSGGDSEEYRGARDSRIQQLIEKDLTALIQEHVAAPASEKADKPRLFKRKDRD; translated from the coding sequence GTGCCCACCTGGGTGCGCGAGAGGAGCACAGTGTTCGGCTGGTCGAAGAAGCGCAAGCGGGGGAAGTCGCGCCCGCTGCGGCGGCTGCCGAAGCGGGTGCTCGCCCCGGTTGAGGAGATCGTCGAACAGGGGCTGCTGGTCGCAGATGTCGCGGTGCGCATGACCGTGAAGAACGCAATCATCATGAATGCGCTGCAGAAGCACGTCGACTACGACAGCGCGCAGATCGTTGAAATGGTGCGAGAAGCGACCGAAGATCTCGCGATTGAGCGGGAACGCGACGCGAAGCACATCGCGCGGATGCGCGGGGAGATTCGTGACACCGGCCGTAGTTCCTGGAGTGAATCGGACTACGGCAATGACGACAACCGTACGCTGCGACACCGGCAAGAGGTGTATGAGCGTGTGGCGGAGGAGCTGCACGCTCGCGCCGCTGATGACGAGTCGCTGCGGGCCACTGCTGAGCGGGCTCGGGCGATGGCCTGGGACGAAATTGGCGACTCATTGAAAGAACGGGCAACGCACCCGTACTACAGCGGCGGGGACTCCGAGGAATACCGAGGCGCCCGCGATAGCCGGATTCAGCAGCTCATCGAGAAGGATCTCACGGCTCTTATCCAGGAGCACGTCGCAGCCCCCGCCTCTGAGAAAGCGGACAAACCACGTCTGTTCAAGCGCAAGGATCGCGACTAG
- a CDS encoding multidrug efflux SMR transporter, translating into MTLAWIALILSGLLEAVWATALDASKGFRKLWPTVIFLVSYLASMAGLAYGMTEIPVGTAYAVWVGIGAVLTAAWAMATRKDRATVLRVALLVGLIACVVGLKAVS; encoded by the coding sequence GTGACCCTCGCATGGATTGCGCTCATTCTGAGCGGCCTGCTCGAAGCCGTCTGGGCCACCGCGCTCGACGCGTCAAAGGGCTTTCGGAAACTCTGGCCCACCGTCATATTTCTCGTCTCGTATCTCGCAAGCATGGCCGGGCTCGCGTACGGCATGACCGAGATTCCCGTCGGCACCGCCTACGCAGTGTGGGTGGGCATCGGCGCAGTACTCACCGCAGCATGGGCGATGGCCACACGGAAAGACCGGGCCACCGTGCTCCGCGTCGCCCTCCTGGTCGGGCTGATCGCCTGCGTCGTCGGTCTCAAGGCGGTGAGCTGA
- a CDS encoding multidrug efflux SMR transporter produces MASRAQIAAQVPRDAAAPGAKQASTRHWVILFASAVLEAVWALALKESHGFTVLAPTIVFAIANPISLFGLGYAMRGLPVSVAYAIWTGLGAALTVAASILMGLEAPSVLKLVFLAGIVGCVIGLKFAKDPAEPVAVAPR; encoded by the coding sequence ATGGCGTCACGCGCACAGATCGCAGCCCAGGTCCCCCGGGATGCAGCGGCCCCGGGCGCGAAACAGGCCTCGACACGACACTGGGTGATTCTGTTTGCCAGCGCAGTGCTCGAAGCTGTGTGGGCGCTCGCCCTCAAAGAGTCGCATGGATTCACCGTGCTCGCCCCCACTATCGTGTTCGCAATCGCGAATCCCATCAGCCTCTTTGGCCTGGGCTACGCAATGCGAGGGTTGCCGGTCAGCGTCGCCTACGCGATCTGGACTGGGCTCGGCGCAGCACTCACCGTGGCGGCGTCGATCCTGATGGGCCTCGAGGCACCTTCGGTGCTGAAGCTCGTGTTCCTGGCGGGAATCGTCGGCTGTGTGATCGGCCTCAAATTCGCGAAGGATCCAGCCGAGCCTGTCGCCGTCGCCCCGCGCTAG
- a CDS encoding metal-dependent transcriptional regulator produces the protein MSVDDLSPSMQNYLKVIWGLQEWSEAPVSNSAIAESAGVRLSTVSDALRKLSDLELIGHARYGSVTLTELGREHAVSMIRRHRLLETYLVQALGYEWDEVHAEADRLEHAVSDELIHRVDRALGYPKRDPHGDPIPSADGLVHRPDAVILAEVTAPCTVRVERISDSDTAMLQYFASRGLVVDAQLELLPGEPYSETVTVRVGEAADPVSLGPAAAASVWVAVAASADSADRPSA, from the coding sequence GTGAGCGTGGACGATCTTTCCCCCAGTATGCAGAACTACCTCAAAGTGATTTGGGGGCTGCAAGAGTGGTCTGAGGCGCCCGTCTCAAACTCGGCGATCGCGGAATCAGCCGGGGTGCGCCTCTCCACAGTGTCCGATGCGCTTCGAAAGCTCTCAGACCTCGAACTGATCGGGCACGCTCGATACGGCAGTGTGACGCTGACGGAGCTGGGGCGTGAACACGCGGTGTCGATGATCCGTCGCCACCGGCTCTTGGAGACGTACCTGGTGCAGGCGCTCGGGTACGAGTGGGACGAGGTGCACGCGGAGGCGGATCGACTGGAGCACGCGGTCTCCGATGAACTCATTCACCGTGTCGATCGGGCGCTTGGATACCCGAAGCGGGATCCGCACGGTGATCCGATTCCCAGCGCTGATGGGCTGGTGCACCGTCCAGACGCCGTGATTCTGGCAGAGGTCACGGCTCCCTGCACGGTGCGGGTGGAACGTATTTCAGATTCGGACACCGCAATGCTGCAGTACTTCGCGAGTCGCGGCCTTGTCGTTGACGCCCAGCTCGAGCTCTTGCCGGGAGAACCCTACTCGGAAACGGTCACGGTGCGCGTCGGAGAAGCGGCCGACCCCGTCAGTCTGGGGCCGGCCGCTGCCGCCTCGGTATGGGTCGCGGTGGCCGCCAGCGCGGACTCCGCCGACCGCCCGTCGGCCTAG
- a CDS encoding PLP-dependent aminotransferase family protein, which translates to MSEISVAVGSFPVQLDRTADVPLPVQLAAALREAIDAATLRPGEHVPATRELARRLGIARGVVVVAYEQLVAEGYLAATHGRGTQVNPALELTEPAGVARGEISAVSDPEPEAAARPEPLAPGLPITDSVVGPAWRSAWRDAAAHVDVVPPALGDPALRREIAEHLRRMRGTARAASDVIVTAGTRDGLGVLLTALGGTRGRELVIGVEDPGLPSLRGAAQRYGANIVALPADAEGLDTSRLPDGLLDAVIVTPSHQYPLGGSLPLPRRRELLAWARRTGVVVVEDDFDSELRYTGSALPTLAALDDPQHGSVVLLGTFSRTIAPGLAAGYLLAPAGLRARLEPLRRELGARFRVWCRRRSLAISRVVNCGGTPRECCAGMPHAGTLYRIASRGPTACVCGRWTAACTRCSSSPLRPEEIANPPCWKLPKPRGSACRALPATGSAGSRLMVWLGSCWGWAGQTTQNLSEH; encoded by the coding sequence GTGAGTGAGATCAGCGTCGCCGTGGGGAGCTTTCCCGTGCAATTGGACCGGACGGCCGATGTCCCGCTTCCGGTGCAGCTTGCCGCGGCGCTGCGCGAAGCGATCGACGCCGCCACACTGCGTCCGGGCGAGCACGTGCCAGCGACACGGGAACTCGCGAGAAGGCTGGGTATCGCTCGCGGCGTCGTGGTGGTGGCCTATGAACAGCTGGTTGCAGAGGGGTATCTCGCAGCCACGCACGGGCGGGGCACTCAGGTCAACCCGGCGCTCGAGCTGACTGAGCCAGCCGGGGTGGCCCGCGGTGAGATTTCGGCGGTGAGTGATCCGGAGCCTGAGGCCGCTGCGAGGCCAGAGCCCCTCGCGCCCGGTCTCCCCATCACCGACTCGGTCGTCGGCCCGGCATGGCGTTCCGCGTGGCGAGACGCCGCCGCGCACGTGGATGTCGTGCCGCCCGCACTGGGTGACCCGGCTCTGCGCCGTGAAATCGCTGAGCATCTCCGCCGCATGCGTGGCACAGCGCGAGCGGCGAGCGATGTCATCGTCACCGCCGGTACCCGTGACGGCCTCGGGGTGCTCCTCACGGCGCTGGGAGGGACGCGGGGGCGCGAGCTGGTCATCGGAGTTGAGGATCCGGGCTTGCCGTCACTGCGCGGCGCGGCGCAACGCTATGGAGCGAATATCGTCGCGCTTCCCGCTGACGCGGAAGGGCTCGACACGAGCCGCCTGCCTGACGGGCTGCTCGACGCCGTGATCGTGACGCCGAGCCATCAATACCCGCTCGGAGGATCACTCCCGCTGCCGCGTCGCCGGGAATTGCTCGCGTGGGCCAGGCGCACCGGGGTCGTCGTGGTGGAGGATGACTTCGATTCGGAGTTGCGATACACCGGCAGCGCGCTGCCAACACTTGCCGCCCTTGATGATCCGCAGCACGGATCAGTCGTGCTGCTGGGAACGTTCTCGCGGACCATCGCGCCGGGCCTGGCCGCAGGGTATTTGCTCGCCCCGGCTGGACTTCGGGCGCGTCTCGAGCCTCTGCGCCGGGAGCTGGGGGCCCGGTTTCGGGTGTGGTGCAGGCGGCGCTCGCTGGCTATCTCGCGAGTGGTGAACTGCGGCGGCACACCGCGCGAATGCTGCGCCGGTATGCCGCACGCCGGGACGCTGTATCGGATCGCCTCGCGGGGGCCCACGGCCTGCGTGTGCGGCCGATGGACGGCGGCCTGCACACGGTGCTCGAGTTCACCACTGAGGCCGGAGGAGATCGCGAATCCGCCGTGCTGGAAGCTGCCCAAGCCGAGGGGCTCGGCGTGCAGGGCCTTGCCCGCTACTGGCAGCGCAGGGAGCAGGCTCATGGTATGGCTGGGCTCGTGCTGGGGATGGGCGGGCCAGACGACGCAGAATTTGAGCGAGCACTGA
- a CDS encoding site-specific DNA-methyltransferase, translating into MHERWDPTGPDVVYAGDNLPILRSLPGSAFAVVYLDPPFNTGRSRQAERVRGVRAAGGRLGFRGQGYEVTRERTLAYDDRFSDYWDFLEPRLEEAWRVLSPDGLLYLHLDYREVHYAKVLLDAMFGPECFINEIIWAYDYGARTKRRWPAKHDNILVYAKLPDFYYFDAAAVDREPYMAPGLVTPEQAERGKLPTDTWWHTIVSPTGQERTGYPTQKPVGILRRIVQASSRPGDWVLDAFAGSGTTGAAAAELGRRFVLIDDNPEAIDVMRTRFEKQQVAFA; encoded by the coding sequence ATGCATGAGCGCTGGGATCCAACCGGCCCCGACGTGGTCTACGCGGGCGACAATCTGCCGATCTTGCGCAGCCTTCCCGGAAGCGCCTTTGCTGTGGTCTATCTCGACCCTCCCTTCAACACGGGTCGATCTCGGCAGGCTGAGCGGGTGCGTGGCGTGCGCGCTGCAGGGGGCCGGCTGGGCTTCCGCGGACAGGGCTACGAAGTGACCCGAGAACGAACCCTCGCCTATGACGACCGGTTCAGCGACTACTGGGACTTCCTTGAGCCGCGACTCGAAGAGGCGTGGCGCGTACTCTCTCCTGACGGACTCCTCTACCTCCACCTCGACTACCGGGAGGTGCACTATGCAAAAGTGCTGCTCGACGCGATGTTCGGGCCGGAGTGCTTCATCAACGAGATCATTTGGGCCTACGACTACGGTGCGCGAACGAAACGTCGCTGGCCAGCGAAACACGACAATATCCTGGTCTACGCCAAGCTGCCGGATTTTTACTACTTTGATGCCGCAGCCGTGGATCGCGAACCGTACATGGCTCCCGGCCTCGTCACGCCGGAGCAGGCCGAGCGCGGAAAACTCCCGACCGACACCTGGTGGCACACGATCGTGTCGCCGACCGGGCAGGAGCGCACCGGCTACCCCACGCAGAAACCGGTGGGGATCCTGCGCCGAATCGTGCAGGCCTCGTCGCGGCCGGGGGATTGGGTCCTCGACGCCTTCGCTGGCAGCGGCACGACTGGGGCGGCTGCTGCGGAGTTGGGGCGGCGCTTCGTGCTGATTGACGACAATCCGGAGGCGATTGACGTCATGCGCACGCGGTTCGAGAAGCAGCAGGTGGCGTTCGCGTGA
- a CDS encoding VOC family protein, with product MIRLGMITVDTEDPRPLAAWWAERLGGEIVHDADGWFCMVQAPSAPVALGFQKVEYPTTGKNRLHLDLDRTPDVDRDTMVTEWTAAGATHLGRRGEAGFSWDTFTDPAGNEFCIGDPH from the coding sequence ATGATTCGACTCGGCATGATCACCGTTGACACCGAAGATCCTCGCCCGCTCGCGGCGTGGTGGGCCGAGCGATTGGGCGGCGAGATCGTGCATGATGCTGACGGCTGGTTTTGCATGGTGCAGGCACCATCAGCTCCCGTGGCACTCGGGTTCCAGAAGGTGGAATACCCCACAACGGGCAAGAACCGGCTGCATCTCGACCTCGATCGCACTCCCGACGTCGATCGCGACACCATGGTGACGGAGTGGACAGCTGCGGGCGCAACACATCTCGGCCGCCGAGGCGAGGCGGGGTTCTCCTGGGATACGTTCACAGATCCCGCGGGAAACGAATTCTGCATCGGAGATCCGCACTAG
- a CDS encoding YbaK/EbsC family protein, whose translation MASTRVRTHLRAHGWDGEILEFAESSATVDLAAEKVGTEPARIAKTLGFYDPEDPTRALMVVAAGDARVNGGRFKRVFGTKPRMLQGDDVPALTGYPIGGVCPFAPAETARVFLDASLRRFETVFPAAGTATSAVEIPVEQLAQLSGAAGWVDVTLGWQGPDEME comes from the coding sequence ATGGCATCCACTCGAGTCCGCACACACTTGCGCGCGCACGGCTGGGACGGTGAGATCTTAGAGTTCGCGGAGTCCAGCGCCACGGTTGATCTCGCCGCGGAGAAGGTCGGCACTGAGCCTGCGCGCATCGCAAAGACGCTTGGGTTCTATGATCCGGAGGATCCCACACGAGCGCTCATGGTGGTTGCTGCGGGCGACGCCCGCGTCAACGGTGGCCGGTTCAAGCGCGTATTCGGCACGAAACCACGAATGCTGCAGGGCGACGACGTGCCTGCGCTCACTGGCTACCCCATTGGTGGGGTGTGCCCGTTTGCGCCGGCAGAGACGGCCAGAGTCTTCCTCGACGCGTCACTGCGGCGGTTCGAGACGGTCTTCCCGGCCGCAGGCACCGCGACATCGGCGGTAGAGATCCCCGTCGAGCAACTCGCGCAGCTGAGCGGCGCGGCTGGGTGGGTCGACGTGACGCTGGGCTGGCAGGGGCCCGACGAGATGGAATGA
- a CDS encoding MFS transporter: MAPDDDGNPKRTSRSVFVDITPLRASPAFAKLWTGTSIAQIGAQVTIVAVGLHVYALTESTLAVALVALWALGPMILAGFVGGALADTYDRRLVALVTAIIAWGSICVMALIAFLDVSVTWPYYVLAAVNAASATILGATRGAILPRLLSPQLLPAAAALSGITMGLAITVGPAVAGVLVASVGFPWTYLLDAVLFTGAFLGILSLPKMVPDGERKAAGFGSVVESMRFLRTAPNVRATFVWDLIAMILGTPRVVFPAAGALVLGGGPVTVGILTASFAIGALLSGLFSGPLGGVRRQGRAVTVAIAAFGACTALFGVVLLCTGIIAGPASPNEPLVPAIVLAGLALAGTGAADNVSAVFRTTILQTAAPDDVRGRMQGLFYVVVAGGPRIGDLLAGGIATLIALWAPPLFGGVLICVTMLILARTARGFMRYDAHAPTP; the protein is encoded by the coding sequence GTGGCACCTGATGACGACGGCAATCCCAAACGTACTTCCCGCTCAGTGTTTGTTGACATTACGCCGCTGCGGGCGAGTCCGGCGTTCGCGAAGCTGTGGACGGGGACTTCGATTGCTCAGATCGGGGCGCAGGTCACGATCGTGGCTGTCGGCCTCCACGTGTATGCGCTGACGGAATCGACGCTGGCAGTCGCGCTCGTGGCCCTCTGGGCACTCGGGCCAATGATCCTTGCCGGGTTCGTCGGCGGTGCGCTCGCTGATACCTATGATCGGCGCCTCGTCGCTCTCGTCACCGCGATCATCGCATGGGGCAGCATCTGTGTGATGGCGCTCATTGCGTTCCTCGACGTGAGCGTCACCTGGCCCTACTACGTGCTCGCGGCGGTCAATGCCGCCTCGGCGACGATTCTGGGTGCGACGCGTGGTGCGATCCTGCCGAGGCTGTTGAGCCCGCAGCTTCTCCCCGCGGCTGCGGCACTGAGCGGGATCACCATGGGGCTCGCGATCACGGTGGGCCCTGCGGTCGCAGGAGTGCTTGTCGCGAGTGTCGGCTTTCCGTGGACCTATCTGCTCGACGCGGTGCTGTTTACTGGCGCTTTCCTGGGGATCCTGAGCCTGCCGAAGATGGTGCCCGATGGCGAGCGGAAGGCAGCTGGGTTCGGCTCGGTCGTCGAGAGTATGCGTTTCCTGCGCACTGCCCCCAACGTTCGCGCCACGTTCGTGTGGGATCTGATCGCCATGATCCTGGGGACGCCTCGGGTGGTGTTCCCGGCAGCCGGAGCCCTGGTGCTGGGCGGCGGCCCCGTGACCGTGGGGATTCTCACTGCGTCCTTTGCCATCGGCGCGCTGCTCAGCGGCTTGTTTTCCGGTCCACTCGGCGGCGTGCGGAGGCAAGGCCGGGCGGTGACGGTGGCGATCGCAGCGTTCGGGGCATGCACCGCGCTCTTCGGAGTTGTGCTGCTGTGCACCGGCATCATTGCCGGTCCAGCGAGTCCGAATGAGCCGCTCGTGCCGGCGATCGTGCTCGCCGGTCTTGCGCTGGCGGGCACCGGCGCGGCCGACAACGTCAGTGCCGTGTTCCGCACCACGATCCTGCAGACCGCGGCGCCCGACGATGTGCGCGGACGCATGCAGGGACTGTTTTACGTGGTGGTGGCTGGGGGGCCTCGGATCGGCGATCTGCTGGCCGGCGGCATTGCGACGCTCATCGCATTGTGGGCCCCGCCGCTGTTCGGAGGGGTGCTGATCTGCGTGACGATGCTGATCCTCGCGCGCACCGCTCGCGGCTTCATGCGGTACGACGCACACGCCCCAACGCCCTGA
- a CDS encoding DUF3097 family protein: MFDARYDDDPLAKMKPRRGPVQRREVPLARDLVVEHSETEWCGAVVGAREGLVQLEDFRGKVRAFPLSDGFLIDGEPVRLVMPQRKPSGRQRTASGSFAAAPQRARVAMPSRIFVEGKHDAELVEQVWGDDLRVEGVVVEMLQGADNLADVLTDFRPGTGRRAGVLLDHLVPRSKESRIADAIARGPHGAHVLIVGHPFVDIWQAVKPGRVGLEAWPTIPRSIEWKKGICLALGWPGDEPADIADAWSRIRGRVRNFRDLEPELVGRVEHLIDFVTVDA; this comes from the coding sequence GTGTTCGATGCTCGGTATGACGACGATCCGCTGGCAAAAATGAAGCCGCGGCGAGGCCCGGTTCAGCGGCGCGAGGTCCCGCTTGCCCGCGATCTCGTCGTGGAGCACAGCGAGACCGAATGGTGCGGCGCCGTCGTGGGCGCCCGCGAAGGACTCGTTCAGCTCGAGGATTTCCGTGGCAAGGTGCGTGCGTTCCCGCTCAGCGATGGCTTCCTCATTGACGGCGAACCCGTCCGCCTCGTGATGCCGCAGCGCAAGCCAAGCGGTCGTCAACGCACTGCTTCCGGATCGTTTGCGGCCGCCCCCCAGCGCGCCAGGGTCGCCATGCCCAGCCGCATCTTCGTTGAGGGCAAACATGACGCCGAGCTCGTCGAGCAGGTCTGGGGCGATGATCTGCGGGTTGAAGGCGTGGTCGTCGAGATGCTCCAGGGCGCAGACAATCTTGCCGACGTACTCACCGACTTCAGGCCTGGCACGGGGCGTCGCGCCGGCGTACTGCTCGACCATCTGGTGCCACGCAGCAAAGAATCACGGATCGCGGATGCCATTGCACGCGGACCGCACGGAGCACACGTTCTCATCGTCGGCCACCCATTCGTCGATATCTGGCAGGCCGTCAAGCCGGGCCGTGTTGGCCTTGAGGCCTGGCCAACGATTCCGCGCAGCATCGAGTGGAAGAAAGGCATCTGCCTGGCCCTCGGGTGGCCGGGCGACGAGCCTGCCGACATCGCCGATGCGTGGTCTCGGATCCGCGGCCGCGTGCGCAATTTTCGCGACCTTGAGCCTGAGCTCGTCGGCCGTGTCGAGCACCTGATTGACTTCGTCACCGTCGACGCATAG
- a CDS encoding arginase family protein, with product MSKPIFLVMPQWQGSPSSRAMRLAEGAALLREDLPSSARVDVEVPLEAGDALGTPIARLSSLVQARDAARLALTGNAARGQRTPIIVGGDCATSLPGLEHAAAGDGTLAVLWFDAHPDLQHPSTSPSGAASGMTLRHALGDGSPDLVSQHPLDPGRIVLAGTREIDPDEHAEATERSIRTAALHDDPAVFASHLITLLGDADRLYIHIDLDVLDPAEFTSVHTSVPFGLPVGHLTTALRAAVEAFPLAGASICEFAPHDDEMAADDLPTVLRILAALTSASPRTTA from the coding sequence GTGTCGAAACCCATTTTTCTGGTGATGCCCCAGTGGCAGGGCTCGCCATCGTCACGCGCCATGCGCCTGGCAGAGGGTGCCGCACTGCTGCGCGAGGATCTGCCGTCATCAGCCCGCGTCGATGTCGAAGTACCGCTCGAGGCTGGTGATGCCCTCGGCACTCCGATTGCACGGTTGAGCAGCCTGGTTCAAGCGCGAGACGCAGCGCGTCTCGCACTCACCGGGAACGCTGCGCGTGGTCAGCGCACGCCGATCATCGTGGGTGGCGATTGTGCGACCTCGCTCCCCGGCCTCGAGCATGCGGCTGCGGGTGATGGCACACTCGCGGTGCTCTGGTTCGACGCACACCCCGATCTGCAGCATCCCAGCACCTCCCCGTCGGGTGCGGCCTCCGGGATGACGCTCCGGCATGCCCTCGGCGACGGATCCCCTGACCTCGTCTCACAGCACCCGCTCGACCCGGGGCGCATCGTCCTGGCCGGTACCCGCGAGATCGATCCAGACGAACACGCGGAGGCGACCGAGCGCTCAATTCGCACGGCGGCGCTGCACGACGATCCAGCAGTCTTCGCATCCCACCTGATCACACTGCTCGGAGATGCGGATCGGCTCTACATCCACATCGATCTTGATGTGCTCGATCCTGCGGAATTCACCTCGGTACATACGTCCGTGCCCTTCGGTCTGCCCGTCGGGCATCTCACCACGGCGCTCAGAGCCGCTGTCGAAGCGTTCCCACTCGCGGGTGCTTCGATCTGCGAGTTCGCCCCGCACGACGACGAGATGGCGGCAGACGACCTCCCGACAGTTCTCAGGATCCTCGCCGCGCTCACCTCAGCGTCCCCCCGGACAACCGCATGA